DNA sequence from the Parachlamydia acanthamoebae genome:
CAAAAAGCTCTACATCTCCTCAAAGGAGAAAGTGACATGGCACCAGCATTGTTCACGACCACATCGATTCTTCCAAATTTTTTCAGAGTTTCTTCAAATAAGTACTCAACATCCATAGGATTAGCGACGCCCCCCTTCAAGGCGATGGCGCATTTCCACCCGAAGACTTAATCTCTGCAACAACCTCTTCTGCATGATTTGCACTGTTAGCGTAATTAACGACGACAGAAAAGCCGTCGAAAGCTAATCGTTTCGCAACTGCGCGACCGATAATAGAGATCTTTGCCACGATGCCCCCTTATTTTTTCTAAAAAAATCATCATGACCAGGTCCTCATAAATTAATCCAAACAAAAACAGTAAGCATGGTCCGTTTCATTGGAGAAAAATCCCTTAACCTAAATCGATGAACTGTAAAAGTTGAATCAATTCTTCTCGATTGAATTGTTTTAACACTTGCTGTTCATCTACCCCTACAACATCCTCCAATAACTGCCCTTTTTGCGAAATTAACTGATCGATTCTCTCTTCTATCGTTCCTAAAGTAACCAATTTAAAAACTTGGACTCCGCGTGTTTGTCCCATCCGATGCACCCGGTCAGTGGCTTGATTTTCACGCGCTGCATTCCACCAGCGGTCATAGTGGATAACTACAGATGCAGCGGTTAAATCAATTCCCAATCCAGCTGCACGCAATGAACCGACAAAAATCTCGCAGTTGGGATCCTGATTAAAGCGTTTGATGGGAGCCCTTCGATCGACGGTTGAACCGCGAATAGTGGCGTATTCAATCCCATTTTGTTGCAAATACAACTCAAAAATATCGAGCATACCCAAATATTGAGAAAAAACCACAACCTTCTGCGAGCTTTCTCGCGCTTCATCTAGCAATTCTTTAAAGAGATCCCACTTACCAGAGGAATAATCTTGATATTCTTCAGGTGTTTTTAAAAAGGCCGCGGGGTGATTGCAAATTTGCTTGAGTGAGGAAAGCAAGGCAAAAATATGCATATATGGGATGGCAATCGTGCGATCATGCAAAACTTGCAGAATTTTTTCTCGGGATCTCTCTAAGACCTCCACATACAAATGTTTTTGATCATCCACCAAAGTGCAGTGAGAGATTTCTTCTGTTTTTTCGGGCAGATCCAGCAGCACATCTTCTTTCTTTCTTCGAATAATAAATGGCTTTACAAAACGAGAAAGCAGTTGCTTTCTTTCTACACTTCCTTGGTTTTCAATCGGTTTGATAAAAAATTCCCGAAAGGAAGCATCATTCGGCATGTAAGTAGGGACCACAATATCAAACAGAGCTTTCAGCTCCCTTAAATGGTTTTCGATGGGTGTTCCGGTTAGGCCAATACGCATTTCGGCTTTTACATGCATCAAAGAGGAATAGATTTGGCTGGTATGATTTTTTGCAATTTGGACTTCGTCAAAAAAAACGACGGTGAAAGACACTTTAGTTAAAACTTTTTGTTCATTTCTCCATACTCCATAGGAAGTCAACATTACCTCATACTGCTCATCAAAGTCTTCCAAACGTCTTCCACTTCCATAAAAAGTAAAGACTTTGGCAGAAGGCAAGAAGATCGCCATTTTTTCTTGCCAGTGGTAGATGACGGATGTGGGGCAAATGATGAGAAATTTGGCCTGTATTTTATTTTTTTGTTTAGCTAGTGATTCCTGGATCATAGCCATTAAAGCCATGGCTTGGTGAGTTTTACCCAAGCCCATATCATCGCAAATAAATCCTGAAAGATGGTGTTGATACAAAAACCACAACCACAAAACGCCCACTTGCTGGTAGGATCGCAGCTGGCATTTCAGTTGGGGAAGATCGGGAAATTCTCGAGGATGAAAATAAAGTAGCTCTTGCAAAACGCTTAACGAAGCTTTATCGAGATGACTTAAATTCACATCTTCCAAAATTTGCAGCCGAATCAGCTCCAAAGCAGTCATTGCCATGCTTCTTGAACGCAGATCGATCCGCTTTTTATCAAATATACGCAGCCATTCATACCTTTTTTCCAGTAGGTCAAAACGGCCTGCATCTGTAAAAAGATAACGCTGGTTATTTTTAAGGGCGCGCCAAAATGTGGGAATATCAACCATCCCCTTATCTGTTTGATATGCCAATTTAAGAACATACCATCCTCGCTCCAGAACCTCTTTTTTGATGAGATTTAGGATGACTAAACTTTGATAACGAGGCACCCCAAGCTTAGGATCAATTGTCCAGGCATATTTTTTTACGCTTTCCCATTCTTCTGAAAAAAATTCAGCTTGTCTTTTGGATTCAACGACAAATGGGAAACGGTATTTTTCAGGCAGAAAACGTTCACCCGTTAATTCGTAAAAGCCTTCTCCTTCTACAAAGGAAAAGCCTTCAAAAATACGCACATTTTCAGGCTGATATCCCTTGGTATATTCATATTTGGGACTGATCATAACTTCTTGATCGTCATTGACCGAAATTTCCAGGCCACATTTGGCAACAGGACAACTGTCACTAAAAAATCGTGGGATCAGATGCAATTCATCTTGATTCATTCGGATAAACAAAGGGAGCTGCTCGGCCGAAATCGATAAACCTGGATGGGCGGCAATAAGAGCACTCGCTTCAGCTTTGGGATAAAAGCCTTCAGCTTCCAAATAGACCCAGGCCCCGAAATCGCACCCTCTAATTACCCCTTTCTCTCCCTCTACCGATTTAAAAAAATGCAGGCGATTATCATCATCCAAAATATAGCCCAAACGAGGCTCTTTGCCCGTTAAATGGACTTCAAAACCTGGTTGCATATTGAGCCATACACGATATTGACTCACAAAATCATTCATATCATTTTTTGCCACAACGACGTGCATTTCCTCAAAAAACTTCCCTTCAATGCGGGAAAAGCCCTGTGCTTTGAGAAATATCCAATCGCCAAAAATCCAGGATCCCGATTTAGAGAGATCTCCACGCTCAAATAAATGCGCTTCAATGTGCAAATTCCAGTGTGTATCAAATTGAAATGTATAGGAAAGGGGATGCGGGGTTGCTTCTAATTGAACCTTCTTCAAACGAGATTTAATAAAAGCATGATGGTTATCCAAAGCCTGAGCGATTTGTTCTCCGTGCAATTTTTTGGCAGGAAAAAGATGAGCAGGAGTTAAAGCATAAAATCCTTCGGATGGAAAATACATCCATTCATGAAAATGGATCCCATTTTTTTTAATCCAAGAGCCGTTTTCGGCAATGTGGATTTCCATAGTTCCTTTTTGATCGTCAAATTCAATTTGATCGATGGCCTCTTCGGGAAGAGAAAACACTTTTAAAGGAGAGTGGACAGTATTTAACGCAGGAATAATGAGCTCTAGGATATCTTTGGATAGTTTAAAGTATAGGTGCACTTCTTGAAATTGGATCGAAATGCCACCAGGAATTTCCCCTGTAATACCCTGAAAATCAATGGTATATGAACGCTCTAATTCTTGCATTTCCATCAGCCATTTTGCTAAATCGCTCCAAAAAGAAAGTACATAGCTCAAGCCAAGGCTCGGTTGCCCAGACCTCCACTGCATGAGCTCCTCTTGTGTGAGATTGGAAAATTTTAAAGAGGTCTCTTCCGTTTCATCTAGGGGAGAATCCAAAATTTGATGCCAACGCGTTTGCACCTCAGCAGATAGAAATTCGAGTTTTACCCAAACATCTGCATCCTTACTTCCCACATAAAGGGTGTCGTCAACCTTCGTCATCACATCTGAGGAGTAGCCCACTTGCATGGCACATCCGCGGCATAACTGGTTCCACAAAGAACGTTCAAAACGTTGATGTAGAGGCTCGTGATGCTTTCCATAAATGCCTAAAAAAGCAACAGAAAGGTGCAAACAACCAGGATTTTCTTCTTCTCCCATGCAGGAGCAAAAGCAATCCTTTATCTGCCCTTTTTCATCTAGCTGTAAAAACGCCCACTCTTTTCTTTTCGTATGTGGGTCTTTTACCTGAACTTGGTAAGTGGGACCAGAAAATTCTAAATCACGAATTGCATGATTTTTCCATGCGATTTCCGCACTTTGCTGGTAGAACTTTAAAAACTCTGGAAGTTCAACCATAGATTAACTCCTATCTAATCCGGCTTTAACCGAAGAATAAACAACTTGAAAAAGATTGCAATAGAACATACACTTTTACACGTATTTTCACTGAGAGATTTATTTATTTTTTTTAAGGTATATATGAGCCAAACTAGAGATATCATTCGCGGAACACTGCTAATTGCTGGGACCTCAGTCGGAGGTGGAATGCTGGCACTTCCCGTTTTAACCAGCCTTGGGGGATTTCTTCCTTCTTTGGTCATTTATCTACTTTGTTGGCTTTTTATGGCTTGCACCGGCCTTCTCTTTTTGGAAATCTCTCTTTGGATGGGTAAGGAATCGAATATCGTTTCCATGGCAGAACAAACCCTAGGCTTACCTGGAAAAATTGTCGCCTGGATTGTCTATTTGTTCCTTTTTTACTGTTTAACAGTCGCTTACATTGTGGGCTGTGGAGATTTAGTCGTCAATTTATTCCCGCACTCGATTTCTGAATGGCAGGGTTCTTTGCTATTTGTAATTTGTTTTGCACCAATTGTTTTTGCGGGAGCCCATGTTGTCAGCAGGGTCAATAGCTATCTCATGCTGGGACTTGCCATTTTTTTCTGTGCCTTTGTTGTCATTGGCGTCCCGTTTGTGGATCCTCAAAATTTAAGAGAGCGTAATTGGACGCTAGCACTGATTGGGCTTCCCGTTTCGTTTACAGCCTTTGCTTACCAAGGGATTATTCCTACGCTCGTGCACTACATGTCTTTTGATACCAAACGGATTCGATTTTCCATTTTGTTTGGTAGCGCAATTCCTTTCATTGCCTACATCATTTGGCAGTGGCTAATTTTGGGAATTGTGCCGACTTATGGTCCTGGTGGTTTGGCAGAAGCCCTCCAGAATGGAGATACGGCGGTGCAACCTCTTAAATACTTTATTGATCACCCCTCTGTCTATATTGTGGGACAGTGTTTTGCTTTTTTTGCGCTTGTGACCTCTTTTTTTGGGGTTACCCTAGGATTACTCGACTTTTTGGCGGATGGCCTCAAAATTGAAAAAACAGCGATGGGCAAGTTTTTTATTTGCCTACTCATTTTTATTCCTCCTCTTGCAATTGCCTTTACTTTTCCGCATATTTTTTTAACGGCATTAGAGTATGCAGGAGGATTTGGATGTGCTATTTTATTAGGCTTATTACCGATTTTAATGGTATGGTCTGGACGTTACCGTTTGGGTTTAAAGGGCCCATATGCTTTGTGGGGAGGAAGACTTTTGTTGAGCGTTCTCTTCCTGTTTGTTATATTTGAAATCATAGTAGGATTGACTTTGACTTTTCAGAAATTAATCAGCTAATTAATCCTGATAATTCGCTTGACATTTTACTAGTATTTTAATAATTTACTGATAATTAAGCTTTTGTTTAATTGAGAGTGTTAAAAAGTGATACTACAGATTAATCTGTAATTAGTGCACAATTTCTCTCTCAAATCACATTTCAAACGGATCTATTCCTGGTATTGAGGGAGCTGCGAATTTTCTGTGCAACCAAAAACCTATATTGCAAGCGAGCATGAAATTGATCATGCGATGATTGATTCCGATGCTCTTTATGTTCTTCAAAGATTAAGAGATGCGGGATACACTGCTTACCTCGTTGGGGGAAGTGTTCGAGATTTACTCATTAAGCAAACTCCTAAAGATTACGATATTTCAACTTCTGCTAAACCAGAAGAAATTAAGCAGCTTTTCCAAAAAAGCTGCCTCTTAATCGGACGACGCTTTCGTTTAGCTCACATTCGCTTTAAGCATAAAATCATTGAAGTTTCGACTTTCCGTTCTGGTGACAATGAAGGGGATTTAATCCTTCAGGATAACCAATGGGGTTCTCCGGAAGAAGATGTTTTACGTCGAGATTTTACGATTAACGGCCTATTTTACGATCCCGCTAACCACTCGATCATTGATTTCGTGGGTGGTTGGGAAGATATTAAACATAAACTTTTGCGCACGATTGGTGATCCGGCCATCCGGTTTAAGCAGGATCCCGTTCGCATGATTCGATTGCTCAAGTTCCGCGCTCGATTCGGCTTTGAAATTGATGCCGACTCCAAAAAAGCGCTTGTTCAATGTCGCAAAGAAATCATGAAAAGTTCGCCCGCAAGAGTTTTGGAAGAAATTTTTAGAATATTAGAATCAGGTTCTGCGGCCTCATTTTTTCATTTGATGGCAAAGGGAGGAATCCTTGAGCTTTTATTTCCTCTTTTAACCCAATTTTTAGCGACGCCTGCAGGCGAACAGATTTATCGGCATTTAAAAACGGTCGATTATATCAACCAGAATGCTGGCAAAAACCTGCTTGAAAGGGCTGTCTTAAGCGCCTGTTTGATTTTTCCTATTTTACAACAGGAAGTCAAAAAGCAGTATCTCGATGACGGGAGAACGCCACATATGGGAGAGATTATGATGCTCACTTCCTCGATTATAAAGGAAGTCGTCACCTCTTCTTTTACCCATTTTCCCCGCCGTTTGAGCTCTACAATGGCATTTGTGCTGGCCATGCAATATCGCTTAACGCCCCTTTCAGGGAAAAGACATTGCAACCCTAAGTTGATGCGAAACAAAGAATTCATCTATGCCTTAAAATTTTTGAAGGTGCGTTCTTTAATGGATAAGTCTCTTGAAGAGACCTACACCCATTCCAAAAACCTTTGGAAACAGCAGGTTAAACATGGCTACAAGCGGACTCATCCGGTGACTTCTAGCCATATGCATTCTTCTAAAAAAGGTTCGCATCATGCCCAATCCTCATAAGAAGCAGGTTTTGATTGCTCCTTCTGGAATGGAAGTTTCTTTTCGTGGCCCCTCTCTTGAAGAGGGGCCTTTGCCTTCCGTTTTCTATTTCGCACTTTCTAAAAAGGATACCCTTTTTGTCGATCCTTACAATAAGCCCTCTACCGTATGGGATGCTCTTGGCATCCGTGTTTTTGCTGTCGATTTGCCAGGGCATGGAGATGGATTTGAAAATAGAGAAGCCATGCATTACTGGGCTCAAGCCTTAAGCCAGGATCCTTTTTTTCTCGAAAAATTTGTAGCTTCTTGTGGTGAGATTGTCGATTACCTGATTGAGAAAAATTATACCTCATCTGGAGCGATAGGGGCAGCAGGACTCTCGCGAGGAGGATTCATCGCAACCCAACTGGCTGCTCAAAATACACATGTTTCTTCTGTTTTAGGATTTGCCCCATTGACTCAGCTTAGTTGCTTAACTGAATATCAAGAACACGCTGTTATCCCTTTCCCCCAGCATCATTTGGATACCCTCGCCCATTTGTTAATCGATAAAAATATCCGTTATTATATTGGCAATCGAGATCTTCGGGTTAGCACAGATGCCTGCTTTCAATGCATTCGCACCATTGCTGATGCAGCTTTTGAACATGGCAGGCGCTCCCCCACTGCAGAACTTGTACTTTTTCCTTCAATTGGACATAAAGGACATGGAACTCCACCTTATATCTTTGAAGAGGGAGCTCGTTGGCTAGCGGAAAAGCTAACAAACTGAACCTGCGTGCAGGATAATTGAGAAAAAGTTATAATTCTCCTCAAAATCAATTGGGACAATAAAAAATGAAGCATCCATATTACTCCATCGTGATTCCTTTAAAAGATGAAGAAGACAACATCATCCCATTAATCGCTGAAGTTGAATCAGTGATGGAAAAACTAGAACAGCCCTGGGAATTGATTTGCGTCGAAGATGGTTCGCAAGACAAAACGCCAGATATTTTAAAAGCTTTAGCGCAAGAAAAACCGTATTTACGCGCGCTTATCTTCACGCAAAATTTTGGACAATCGAGTGCATTTGATGCTGGTTTTAAAGCTGCACGAGGAGAGTTTGTGATCACATTGGATGGAGATCGACAAAACGACCCGAGTGATATCCCTCGCCTTTTAGAAGCCGCCAAAGAATATGATTTAGTTTGCGGTATCCGTACGAAACGGAAAGATAATTGGGTGAAAAGAATCACCTCTCGCATTGCCAACTTTGTGCGTAGTCGTTTATGCCAAGATGGCGTGCAAGACACCGGATGTTCCCTCAAAGTCTATCGTACGACTTGCCTTAAACAAATTAAAATGTTTCATGGCATGCATCGTTTTTTACCCGCTTTATTTCGGATGGAAGGATTCCGCATTACTCAAGTGCCCGTCAACCACCGCGAACGCACGCAAGGTACAACCAAATACAATTTCTTCAACCGCTCCTTCAATACCGTGGCAGATATGCTAGCAGTGCGTTGGATGACACAGCGTAAATTGAATTATACGATTGAAAAAGAGCTGCCATGAGTGACAATTGGCGTGAAGGATTATACATTTTAGGCTTTCTCCCCCACGCGTTGTTTACAGGGCGCGCGCTTTTGCAGTGGATGATCAGTGAAAAAGAAAAGAAGAGTTTGGTCACTCCAACTTTTTGGAAACTTTCTTTAGCCGGAAATCTGTTCTTGCTAGTGCATGCTTTTATTCAAATGCAGTATCATGTCTGTGTGATTCAAGCCGCGAATGCTGTGGTTTCTTGGCGCAATTTAAATTTAATGAAACCACAAACAGATCAAGCAGCATTTCGCACAGTAGTCCTGCTCTTTATGTTTAGCATTTGCAGCGTGACTTTGGGCTTTTATGGGCAAGCGCACTTCCTGGAAACCTCCAATTGGTTTCGGATCCCCTCTTCTCCCTGGCACCAAGGTGAAGAAACGAGCTTTTTTTGGCATTGCTTAGGCACAATTGGCCTGGCCCTATTCGCTAGCCGTTTCTGGATTCAATGGTGGTGTGCAGAAAAACACAAAAAAAGTTATTTAGGACCCTTATTCTGGTGGTTAAGTGCTGTTGGTGAATGCTTGAGTCTCGTTTACTTTTTACGCATTTTTGACCCTGTGCACTTTATTGGCCCAGCCTTTGGATTAATCCCTGCAATCCGCAATTTGATGTTGATTGCACAAGCAAAAAAACCTCTACAGGTAAAGCAGGAAGCATGAACGCAAAACAAAAATCTATTTTTCTTTTTGCTGGAGAACAAAGCGGCGACCTGCATGGTCAAAATCTGCTGCAGCATTTGCAACAAAAGCTACCCGATTATACTTTCTCAGGAGTCGGCGGACCATTAATGCGTCCTTTTTTCACCTCTTCCGTTTTGCGCATGGAAGATTTTGAGGTGATGGGTTTTTCAGATGTTTTACGTTCCCTTCCCAAGCTAACTCGTCAGTTCTATCAAGTACGAAATGCCATTCTCGACACACTGCCAGAAGCTGTCATTCTCATTGATTATCCTGGATTTAATCTAAGACTAGCTAAAGCCTTAAGAAAAAAAGGATACAAAGGTAAAATCGTCCAATATATTTGCCCAAGCGTGTGGGCCTGGGGAAAAGGGCGCATTGAGCATATGGCAAACACCTTAGATTTGCTGCTCTCGATTGTGCCCTTTGAAAAACAACTTTTTTCACACACCCCTCTACGTGTGGAATACATTGGAAATCCACTCCTTACCTCTATTCAGAGCTATTCTTATCATCAGGATTGGATGGAGCTTTTGGGTATCAAGCCCGCGAATCAATTGATTGCTCTATTTCCTGGAAGCCGCAAAGGGGAAATTCAACGCAATTTACCCATCCAGTTAAAAGCTGCTCAGCTGATGAAAAGAGAGGATCGCACATTTGCCATCTCTTGTGCACACCCTGAAATTATTCCTGTCATGCAAAGCATCCTTGAAGAGACAGACTTAAAATTGCACCAAGATGTTTTTCTTGTCCCCAAAGCGTATACTTACGAATTGATGAAGGACAGCCACGCCGCTATTGCGAAATCAGGAACTGTGACATTAGAATTGGCTCTCCATCAAAGGCCGTCGACAGTGATCTATCAACTGACGGCACTCAATCGCTTCATCGCTAAATATATTCTTCGATTGAATCTCCCCTACTATTCCATCGCCAACATTCTCGCTCAAAAACAGCTTTTCCCAGAGCTGATTGCGACTGGTCTTACACCTAAAAATGTACATGCCAAAATGGAAGATCTAGCTGATCCAGAGTCCAACAATCGCCAAACCTGCATCCAACAATGTCAAGACTTGGTCCCCTTTCTTTCGCAAAAAAACAATCCCTGTGAACAAGCCACTCAAGCGCTCTTGGAGATGCTAGGTAGATGATCCGTGCGATTTATCAAAGGTTCAAGAAAAAAAGTCTTCCTTATATCTTCGCTTACATAGGCAAAGCCATCGTGCGATTTCTGGTGTACACATGCCGATTTAAAGTCGAAGGAGTGGAGCAATTTGTTCAAATGGGTTCCAGCCGCCCTTGTATTGTCATGTTGTGGCATAACCGTTTGGCATTATGTGCGGAAATTGTTTCTCAATTTGCCCCACAGTTTATGTATGCAGCCTTTGTCAGCAACAGTCGCGATGGAGAACCTCTTGCCATTCTGGCTGAAAGCTACCCTTGTGGGACAACAATACGCGTTCCCCACACAGGTCGACACGAAGCCTTAAAAAAGATGATTGAGCGCCTGAAGCAAGGCAAAGAAGTGATGCTTATTACCCCGGATGGCCCCCGAGGGCCTCGCTACGAAGTGAAACCTGGAATAGCACTTGCGGCCCAACAAACCGGAGCGGCAGTATTTCCGATGAGCTGGTCAGCCACCCGCTTTTGGCAATTTAATACATGGGATCGTTTGATTCTGCCAAAACCTTTTTCGACCATCTCAGTGATCTTTGGATCACCTGTCGAACTCGAACAACAAAATTCGCCTCTTGAAGAAAGCACAAAAACGCTAGAAAATGCCTTAAAAGGGATTGATTTCAAGGCTTGCACTTCATTGTTTACGAATCCTGCTGAATGGCCTAATTAAAAAATTACGAACTAACCAACTATTCTGAACATTTTCTTCTGTAACAATTTTGACATGTCTTATTTGAATAGTCATTCCAAGAACCACATTTACAGCAATCCCAAAACATATATCCTTCCCCACATTCGTCAAAGTCCTTGGGCTATTTCATAACGACCTTTCGCCCATTGAAGGGCTTCTCGAATCAATTCCATGGCTAATCCACAGCCTCGATGAGCTGAATGTGTACAAATCCCATGCAGGACACCTATTTTATGCCATTTCCCTTCGATAAGCATCGGACATTCCAAAAGGGCGACATGGGACAAAATGTTTCCTTGTTCTTGCTTGATAAAGAGCTTACTTGCCTCCCAGGAAAATCCAAGAGCTTTGCGACGGATAATCACGTCTCTAATTCCCGGAAATGATTCGTCTAAAAGATTGATATAATTTTTTTCCATGAAACAGCCTTAGGTTTTCTTCCAGGTATTAGCTTTGAATGTTGCAAGTTATTCCGAAAAATAATTTTTTGATTTAAATTTAAGCATTATTCAATGATCATCGGAAATGATCAAGGAAAAATTAATGAAAACAATATGCATCAAAACCAGGCTGTGAAAGGATTTAATTGAAAAAGTTAGACTGTGGTTTCAGACACTCAAAGAAAAGATGAACGAAACATTAGAGTCTTTAGAAAATGAAGGAGTTTTTGTGGAGTCAGCTTTTCTTGATCAGCAGGGGAATGACCTGTATCTCATTTACTATATGAAAGCCGAAGATATCACTCGTGCGTATGAGGTATTTACCAAATCAAATCTAGCAATTGATCATTATTACAAAAATTGCTGGAAAACATATTGTGAAGGACGCGAGGTGTTAGAGGAACTTTTAGACATTGATAGATTCGAAAGTTTAAAATCCTACAAGGAATAAAACAACCTTTAAACTCTATCAGTGAAAGCATCTTTTCAACAAATCTGTCCATGAGCCATCATTTCATGTTGATCTTAACTGAAAAACTCACGGATCATCCTCTAGCTTAGGAATGATTCTTTCCGGAATGTGGA
Encoded proteins:
- a CDS encoding DEAD/DEAH box helicase; its protein translation is MVELPEFLKFYQQSAEIAWKNHAIRDLEFSGPTYQVQVKDPHTKRKEWAFLQLDEKGQIKDCFCSCMGEEENPGCLHLSVAFLGIYGKHHEPLHQRFERSLWNQLCRGCAMQVGYSSDVMTKVDDTLYVGSKDADVWVKLEFLSAEVQTRWHQILDSPLDETEETSLKFSNLTQEELMQWRSGQPSLGLSYVLSFWSDLAKWLMEMQELERSYTIDFQGITGEIPGGISIQFQEVHLYFKLSKDILELIIPALNTVHSPLKVFSLPEEAIDQIEFDDQKGTMEIHIAENGSWIKKNGIHFHEWMYFPSEGFYALTPAHLFPAKKLHGEQIAQALDNHHAFIKSRLKKVQLEATPHPLSYTFQFDTHWNLHIEAHLFERGDLSKSGSWIFGDWIFLKAQGFSRIEGKFFEEMHVVVAKNDMNDFVSQYRVWLNMQPGFEVHLTGKEPRLGYILDDDNRLHFFKSVEGEKGVIRGCDFGAWVYLEAEGFYPKAEASALIAAHPGLSISAEQLPLFIRMNQDELHLIPRFFSDSCPVAKCGLEISVNDDQEVMISPKYEYTKGYQPENVRIFEGFSFVEGEGFYELTGERFLPEKYRFPFVVESKRQAEFFSEEWESVKKYAWTIDPKLGVPRYQSLVILNLIKKEVLERGWYVLKLAYQTDKGMVDIPTFWRALKNNQRYLFTDAGRFDLLEKRYEWLRIFDKKRIDLRSRSMAMTALELIRLQILEDVNLSHLDKASLSVLQELLYFHPREFPDLPQLKCQLRSYQQVGVLWLWFLYQHHLSGFICDDMGLGKTHQAMALMAMIQESLAKQKNKIQAKFLIICPTSVIYHWQEKMAIFLPSAKVFTFYGSGRRLEDFDEQYEVMLTSYGVWRNEQKVLTKVSFTVVFFDEVQIAKNHTSQIYSSLMHVKAEMRIGLTGTPIENHLRELKALFDIVVPTYMPNDASFREFFIKPIENQGSVERKQLLSRFVKPFIIRRKKEDVLLDLPEKTEEISHCTLVDDQKHLYVEVLERSREKILQVLHDRTIAIPYMHIFALLSSLKQICNHPAAFLKTPEEYQDYSSGKWDLFKELLDEARESSQKVVVFSQYLGMLDIFELYLQQNGIEYATIRGSTVDRRAPIKRFNQDPNCEIFVGSLRAAGLGIDLTAASVVIHYDRWWNAARENQATDRVHRMGQTRGVQVFKLVTLGTIEERIDQLISQKGQLLEDVVGVDEQQVLKQFNREELIQLLQFIDLG
- a CDS encoding amino acid permease — translated: MSQTRDIIRGTLLIAGTSVGGGMLALPVLTSLGGFLPSLVIYLLCWLFMACTGLLFLEISLWMGKESNIVSMAEQTLGLPGKIVAWIVYLFLFYCLTVAYIVGCGDLVVNLFPHSISEWQGSLLFVICFAPIVFAGAHVVSRVNSYLMLGLAIFFCAFVVIGVPFVDPQNLRERNWTLALIGLPVSFTAFAYQGIIPTLVHYMSFDTKRIRFSILFGSAIPFIAYIIWQWLILGIVPTYGPGGLAEALQNGDTAVQPLKYFIDHPSVYIVGQCFAFFALVTSFFGVTLGLLDFLADGLKIEKTAMGKFFICLLIFIPPLAIAFTFPHIFLTALEYAGGFGCAILLGLLPILMVWSGRYRLGLKGPYALWGGRLLLSVLFLFVIFEIIVGLTLTFQKLIS
- the pcnB gene encoding polynucleotide adenylyltransferase PcnB — its product is MQPKTYIASEHEIDHAMIDSDALYVLQRLRDAGYTAYLVGGSVRDLLIKQTPKDYDISTSAKPEEIKQLFQKSCLLIGRRFRLAHIRFKHKIIEVSTFRSGDNEGDLILQDNQWGSPEEDVLRRDFTINGLFYDPANHSIIDFVGGWEDIKHKLLRTIGDPAIRFKQDPVRMIRLLKFRARFGFEIDADSKKALVQCRKEIMKSSPARVLEEIFRILESGSAASFFHLMAKGGILELLFPLLTQFLATPAGEQIYRHLKTVDYINQNAGKNLLERAVLSACLIFPILQQEVKKQYLDDGRTPHMGEIMMLTSSIIKEVVTSSFTHFPRRLSSTMAFVLAMQYRLTPLSGKRHCNPKLMRNKEFIYALKFLKVRSLMDKSLEETYTHSKNLWKQQVKHGYKRTHPVTSSHMHSSKKGSHHAQSS
- a CDS encoding alpha/beta hydrolase family protein — translated: MPNPHKKQVLIAPSGMEVSFRGPSLEEGPLPSVFYFALSKKDTLFVDPYNKPSTVWDALGIRVFAVDLPGHGDGFENREAMHYWAQALSQDPFFLEKFVASCGEIVDYLIEKNYTSSGAIGAAGLSRGGFIATQLAAQNTHVSSVLGFAPLTQLSCLTEYQEHAVIPFPQHHLDTLAHLLIDKNIRYYIGNRDLRVSTDACFQCIRTIADAAFEHGRRSPTAELVLFPSIGHKGHGTPPYIFEEGARWLAEKLTN
- a CDS encoding glycosyltransferase family 2 protein, translating into MKHPYYSIVIPLKDEEDNIIPLIAEVESVMEKLEQPWELICVEDGSQDKTPDILKALAQEKPYLRALIFTQNFGQSSAFDAGFKAARGEFVITLDGDRQNDPSDIPRLLEAAKEYDLVCGIRTKRKDNWVKRITSRIANFVRSRLCQDGVQDTGCSLKVYRTTCLKQIKMFHGMHRFLPALFRMEGFRITQVPVNHRERTQGTTKYNFFNRSFNTVADMLAVRWMTQRKLNYTIEKELP
- a CDS encoding lipid-A-disaccharide synthase N-terminal domain-containing protein — encoded protein: MSDNWREGLYILGFLPHALFTGRALLQWMISEKEKKSLVTPTFWKLSLAGNLFLLVHAFIQMQYHVCVIQAANAVVSWRNLNLMKPQTDQAAFRTVVLLFMFSICSVTLGFYGQAHFLETSNWFRIPSSPWHQGEETSFFWHCLGTIGLALFASRFWIQWWCAEKHKKSYLGPLFWWLSAVGECLSLVYFLRIFDPVHFIGPAFGLIPAIRNLMLIAQAKKPLQVKQEA
- the lpxB gene encoding lipid-A-disaccharide synthase — encoded protein: MNAKQKSIFLFAGEQSGDLHGQNLLQHLQQKLPDYTFSGVGGPLMRPFFTSSVLRMEDFEVMGFSDVLRSLPKLTRQFYQVRNAILDTLPEAVILIDYPGFNLRLAKALRKKGYKGKIVQYICPSVWAWGKGRIEHMANTLDLLLSIVPFEKQLFSHTPLRVEYIGNPLLTSIQSYSYHQDWMELLGIKPANQLIALFPGSRKGEIQRNLPIQLKAAQLMKREDRTFAISCAHPEIIPVMQSILEETDLKLHQDVFLVPKAYTYELMKDSHAAIAKSGTVTLELALHQRPSTVIYQLTALNRFIAKYILRLNLPYYSIANILAQKQLFPELIATGLTPKNVHAKMEDLADPESNNRQTCIQQCQDLVPFLSQKNNPCEQATQALLEMLGR
- a CDS encoding lysophospholipid acyltransferase family protein — encoded protein: MIRAIYQRFKKKSLPYIFAYIGKAIVRFLVYTCRFKVEGVEQFVQMGSSRPCIVMLWHNRLALCAEIVSQFAPQFMYAAFVSNSRDGEPLAILAESYPCGTTIRVPHTGRHEALKKMIERLKQGKEVMLITPDGPRGPRYEVKPGIALAAQQTGAAVFPMSWSATRFWQFNTWDRLILPKPFSTISVIFGSPVELEQQNSPLEESTKTLENALKGIDFKACTSLFTNPAEWPN